From one Aeropyrum camini SY1 = JCM 12091 genomic stretch:
- a CDS encoding metallophosphoesterase — translation MLVGVLSDTHDNLALARRAGEVFIGEGVEAVIHLGDYVAPFTLAELLGVVGGRARFYGVFGNNDGERLGLARIAEGFGATLLDPPATVTLGGRRLLLLHGFGSPENTVEIVDALAASGRWDAVLYGHTHKARIERVGGSLVLNPGDGGGSLEKPSAALLDLEAMEARLVSLEG, via the coding sequence TTGCTTGTTGGAGTCTTGAGTGATACCCACGATAACCTGGCCCTGGCCAGGAGGGCTGGGGAGGTCTTCATCGGTGAGGGTGTTGAGGCTGTCATACACCTCGGCGACTATGTTGCGCCCTTCACACTAGCCGAGCTCCTCGGGGTTGTGGGCGGTAGGGCAAGGTTCTACGGTGTCTTCGGCAACAACGACGGCGAGAGGCTGGGGCTCGCTAGGATTGCCGAGGGCTTTGGCGCCACCCTCCTCGACCCCCCTGCCACCGTCACCCTCGGCGGCAGGAGGCTCCTGCTGCTACACGGCTTCGGGTCGCCTGAAAACACTGTAGAGATAGTGGATGCCCTTGCAGCGAGCGGCAGGTGGGACGCCGTTCTATACGGCCATACCCATAAGGCTAGGATAGAGAGGGTCGGGGGCTCTCTAGTACTAAACCCCGGCGACGGGGGAGGCTCTCTAGAAAAGCCCTCGGCGGCACTTCTAGACCTGGAGGCTATGGAGGCGAGGCTGGTAAGCCTTGAAGGCTAG
- a CDS encoding acyl-CoA thioesterase — MAGAIHSLRGTVFWSETDAAQIAHFSTFFKICEWAEEDFFRRALGDEAFHGVLESNVMFPRVRAECTYHYPLHVHDDFRVDIVDVSIGVKSISYAFKVWNETHSTLSAECRLVTVAVDPRGFKSVEVPGYIRERLLAAGARHGEGGRR; from the coding sequence GTGGCGGGGGCTATCCACTCCCTCAGGGGTACTGTATTCTGGAGTGAGACTGACGCCGCGCAGATAGCCCATTTCAGCACGTTTTTCAAGATATGCGAGTGGGCTGAGGAGGATTTCTTCAGGCGGGCTCTAGGGGACGAGGCTTTCCACGGTGTTCTGGAGTCTAACGTGATGTTCCCCAGGGTTAGGGCCGAGTGCACCTACCACTACCCACTCCACGTGCACGACGACTTCAGGGTTGATATTGTCGATGTGTCTATAGGCGTTAAGAGCATATCCTACGCGTTCAAGGTGTGGAACGAGACGCACTCAACCCTCTCGGCGGAGTGCAGGCTTGTCACTGTGGCGGTGGACCCGAGGGGCTTCAAGTCGGTGGAGGTTCCGGGCTATATAAGGGAGAGGCTGCTGGCGGCTGGGGCGCGGCATGGTGAAGGTGGGAGGCGGTAG
- a CDS encoding SEN2-like domain-containing protein, translated as MGEDKGEVAACKARARLEGGSVVLEKCFDSGYCRNLERLGYLRDRTLDPLEAAYQASRDMLCLGGIRGWRAAIGVIASLGLSLDTALVYFDLRRKGRKPLAGVRRGTLVYEHGGRVYEVLVLSEGYPLKIGSLVEWSRGASMDNHSPIVAIVDRTGLITYYEARAVRGIQ; from the coding sequence GTGGGGGAGGATAAGGGCGAGGTAGCTGCGTGCAAGGCTAGGGCCAGGCTGGAGGGGGGCAGCGTTGTTTTGGAGAAGTGTTTTGACAGCGGGTACTGCAGGAACCTGGAGAGGCTCGGCTACCTAAGGGACAGGACCCTAGACCCGCTGGAGGCCGCCTACCAGGCCTCCCGGGATATGCTCTGCCTCGGGGGGATTAGGGGCTGGAGGGCGGCTATAGGGGTTATAGCCAGCCTGGGCCTAAGCCTCGACACTGCACTAGTATACTTCGACCTGAGGAGGAAGGGTAGGAAGCCTCTGGCGGGCGTGAGGAGGGGTACCCTCGTCTACGAGCATGGGGGCAGGGTTTACGAGGTCCTAGTGCTGAGCGAGGGCTACCCGCTGAAGATAGGGAGCCTGGTGGAGTGGAGTAGGGGGGCTTCGATGGACAACCACTCCCCCATAGTGGCCATAGTCGACAGGACAGGGCTGATAACCTACTATGAGGCCAGGGCTGTGAGGGGCATACAGTGA
- the mtnA gene encoding S-methyl-5-thioribose-1-phosphate isomerase yields the protein MVDVDPSLRRELESLNRFLRVKPLYFDFDEGVFVWLDTRLIPFKEVYRRTADYRRVARAIVDMEIRGAPAIGVAAAYGLALAAAEAASRGGDGFMEAVSEARRRIESTRPTAYNLFWATASVYNAVAEAYRKSGLDAAVRAGLEEATRIYVEDVKGNVEIGRVGSRLLESGDTVLTHCNTGALATAGFGTALGVIRYAWMEGKDISVVTTETRPVLQGARLNVWELRKEGIPFKLIVDSAAGLVMSRGMVSKAIVGADRIVSTGHTANKIGTYMVALAARRHGVPFYVAAPASTFQLDAGPEAIVIEERSPDEVRGVISEAGYVRITLGDVEAYNPSFDVTPPDLITAFITDRGVIEPPFDVNIKRALEG from the coding sequence TTGGTGGATGTGGATCCTTCTCTAAGGCGCGAGCTGGAGTCTCTAAACAGGTTCCTCAGGGTTAAGCCGCTGTACTTCGACTTCGACGAGGGCGTGTTCGTCTGGCTCGACACGAGGCTAATCCCCTTTAAGGAGGTGTACCGGAGGACGGCCGACTACAGGCGGGTGGCCAGGGCTATAGTCGACATGGAGATAAGGGGGGCGCCCGCGATAGGTGTGGCGGCGGCCTACGGCCTAGCCCTGGCGGCGGCCGAGGCGGCCTCTAGGGGCGGCGACGGCTTTATGGAGGCAGTCTCCGAGGCTAGGAGGAGGATAGAGTCGACGAGGCCCACAGCCTACAACCTCTTCTGGGCTACAGCAAGTGTTTACAACGCGGTTGCCGAGGCTTATAGGAAGTCTGGTCTGGACGCGGCTGTTAGGGCTGGGCTGGAGGAGGCGACCAGGATTTACGTGGAGGATGTGAAGGGTAATGTGGAGATAGGCAGGGTCGGGTCGAGGCTCCTGGAGAGCGGCGACACGGTGCTGACCCACTGCAACACGGGGGCTCTGGCGACGGCTGGCTTCGGCACAGCCCTGGGCGTTATACGGTACGCGTGGATGGAGGGGAAGGATATCAGTGTTGTAACGACGGAGACCAGGCCGGTGCTGCAGGGGGCCAGGCTTAACGTGTGGGAGCTGAGGAAGGAGGGTATACCCTTCAAACTCATAGTAGACAGTGCAGCGGGCCTTGTTATGAGCCGGGGGATGGTTTCCAAGGCTATAGTTGGGGCTGACAGAATAGTGTCCACAGGCCACACGGCAAACAAGATAGGCACCTACATGGTAGCCCTCGCTGCCAGGAGGCACGGGGTGCCGTTCTACGTGGCGGCTCCCGCAAGCACCTTCCAGCTCGACGCCGGCCCCGAGGCGATAGTAATAGAGGAGAGGAGCCCCGACGAGGTTAGGGGGGTTATCAGCGAGGCGGGGTATGTGAGGATAACCCTGGGTGATGTGGAGGCCTATAACCCGAGCTTCGACGTTACGCCGCCCGACCTGATAACCGCGTTCATAACTGACAGGGGCGTCATAGAGCCTCCGTTCGACGTTAACATTAAGAGGGCTCTAGAAGGCTAG
- a CDS encoding M67 family metallopeptidase, translated as MKARIGPLRQVLKLMALAQNEEAGLVIGAREGDTVHAYILYRTDNLKQSPREFESDPWQVVQAHRAAEKLGLEVLGVYHTHTSCPPDPSGKDVEGMKRWPGVWLIACPGEVKAWRLEGEEPVEVELEG; from the coding sequence TTGAAGGCTAGAATAGGCCCTCTGAGGCAGGTCCTGAAGCTTATGGCCCTCGCCCAGAACGAGGAGGCCGGCCTGGTTATAGGGGCTAGGGAGGGGGATACCGTCCACGCCTACATACTCTACAGGACTGACAATCTAAAGCAGAGCCCCCGGGAGTTCGAGTCGGACCCCTGGCAGGTGGTTCAGGCCCACAGGGCGGCGGAGAAGCTGGGGCTAGAAGTGTTAGGGGTCTACCACACCCACACATCCTGCCCTCCAGACCCGAGCGGGAAGGATGTGGAGGGGATGAAGAGGTGGCCCGGAGTCTGGCTTATAGCCTGCCCAGGCGAGGTCAAAGCGTGGAGGCTGGAGGGTGAGGAGCCTGTAGAGGTAGAGCTGGAGGGGTGA
- the metG gene encoding methionine--tRNA ligase subunit beta, producing the protein MAQGGGDELIGIEDFAKVDLRVGRVVRAERLPHSKKLLKLIVDIGGEERQVLAGIARWYSPEELVGRLVIVVANLRPKRMAGEVSQGMVLAAPCGDGEKPVLLTVSEPVEPGSKVC; encoded by the coding sequence GTGGCGCAGGGAGGAGGGGATGAGCTCATAGGTATAGAGGACTTTGCCAAAGTCGACCTGCGTGTGGGGAGGGTTGTCAGGGCTGAGAGGCTTCCGCACAGCAAGAAGCTACTCAAACTAATAGTAGACATAGGCGGTGAGGAGAGGCAGGTCCTCGCCGGCATAGCCAGATGGTACTCGCCCGAGGAGCTGGTTGGAAGGCTCGTCATAGTGGTCGCCAACCTGCGGCCGAAGAGGATGGCGGGGGAGGTGAGCCAGGGGATGGTGCTGGCGGCCCCCTGCGGCGACGGGGAGAAGCCGGTTCTACTGACTGTGAGCGAGCCGGTTGAGCCTGGAAGCAAGGTATGCTAG
- a CDS encoding HAD-IB family phosphatase: MAGGIKLVIFDVDGVLVAVKSSWGYVHRRLGVEEEALKVKEMFERGAIDYIEWMRLDTELWIRASGGRLHRSRLLEIVGEIPVREEAFAAVKALRRMGLRIGLVSSGIDILVRRVAAEIGADAWVSNRLLFDRNGFLLPGGSPLVGVDKRGAVARMAYELGASLEEVAYVGDSMWDASAMRIVGLPIAYNDGGELEGVAKVRVASLLEVPRVVEEWGRIRAR, from the coding sequence ATGGCTGGGGGCATCAAGCTTGTCATATTCGATGTTGACGGTGTTCTAGTTGCGGTCAAGAGCAGCTGGGGTTATGTTCATAGGAGGCTGGGCGTTGAGGAGGAGGCGCTGAAGGTTAAGGAGATGTTTGAGAGGGGGGCTATAGACTATATAGAGTGGATGCGGCTGGACACGGAGCTGTGGATCAGAGCCTCGGGGGGTAGGCTTCATAGGAGCAGGCTTCTTGAGATAGTGGGTGAGATACCGGTGAGGGAGGAAGCCTTCGCCGCTGTGAAGGCGCTGCGCCGCATGGGGCTGAGGATAGGGCTGGTCAGCAGCGGGATAGACATACTAGTGAGGCGGGTGGCCGCCGAGATTGGGGCTGACGCGTGGGTGTCCAACAGGCTGCTGTTCGACAGGAACGGCTTCCTACTCCCGGGAGGCTCGCCCCTCGTGGGGGTTGACAAGCGGGGTGCGGTGGCTAGGATGGCGTACGAGCTGGGCGCTAGCCTGGAGGAGGTGGCCTACGTGGGCGACAGCATGTGGGATGCGAGTGCTATGAGGATAGTGGGACTACCGATAGCATACAACGACGGGGGCGAGCTTGAAGGGGTGGCTAAGGTGAGGGTCGCCAGCCTGCTGGAGGTACCTAGGGTGGTTGAGGAGTGGGGGAGGATAAGGGCGAGGTAG
- a CDS encoding pyridoxal phosphate-dependent aminotransferase: protein MAVSYNRRVDLITGSPTRKIDAVRERLAREGRDVILLSTGQPGFLPPRFLRERLARALLDEGFKRLYSYTPTPGYADVRESIAEDLAALGGPRVEPDDILVTAGGQEAMFAALSTILEPGDKVVLMDPTYFGYKPIVEYLGGRVEWVRAPPSLGFQPDEEELKKVFTRGVKAVVLVSPDNPTGRLLSADSAKLVADLAVDSGAWIVYDEAYKTLVFEGEHVYLYKLAPDNTISINTFSKDPGFPGWRLGYLYGPRWIVGKIRLVSEELVYCPPSIAQVAAKIYLGDREARLKHLEYAREFLKTRMEAMAVALEEMLPEAVFTRPGGSMFITVDLSSYLSRASLTSEELSVKLLDEESVATVPGRYFGPSGDTMLRLSFATETPERIREGIRRLASLLERLG, encoded by the coding sequence TTGGCAGTGAGTTATAACAGGAGGGTAGACCTCATAACAGGCAGCCCTACGAGGAAGATAGATGCTGTGAGGGAGAGGCTGGCCCGGGAGGGTAGGGACGTTATCCTACTCTCAACCGGCCAGCCCGGCTTCCTGCCCCCCAGGTTTCTTAGGGAGAGGCTGGCCCGGGCTCTTCTCGACGAGGGGTTTAAGAGGCTGTACTCCTACACCCCGACCCCAGGCTATGCTGACGTTAGGGAGTCTATAGCCGAGGACCTCGCAGCCCTAGGCGGCCCCAGGGTTGAGCCCGACGACATACTTGTTACCGCCGGCGGGCAGGAGGCCATGTTTGCAGCCCTCTCCACCATACTGGAGCCTGGCGACAAGGTAGTGCTTATGGACCCGACATACTTCGGCTACAAGCCGATAGTCGAGTACCTTGGGGGGAGGGTGGAGTGGGTTAGAGCACCCCCCTCTCTAGGCTTCCAGCCGGACGAGGAGGAGCTTAAGAAGGTTTTCACGAGGGGTGTGAAGGCTGTGGTGCTGGTGTCGCCCGACAACCCTACAGGCAGGCTTCTCTCAGCAGACTCTGCGAAGCTCGTCGCGGATCTCGCTGTAGACTCGGGGGCGTGGATAGTCTATGACGAGGCCTATAAGACACTGGTTTTCGAGGGGGAGCACGTCTACCTCTACAAACTCGCCCCGGACAACACTATATCTATAAACACGTTCAGCAAAGACCCGGGCTTCCCCGGCTGGAGGCTGGGCTACCTCTACGGGCCTAGGTGGATCGTAGGGAAGATAAGGCTTGTGTCGGAGGAGCTGGTATACTGTCCCCCCAGCATAGCGCAGGTGGCCGCCAAGATATACCTGGGGGACAGGGAGGCCAGGCTCAAGCACCTAGAGTACGCCAGGGAGTTCCTGAAGACGAGGATGGAGGCTATGGCTGTTGCCCTAGAGGAGATGCTGCCGGAGGCGGTGTTCACGAGGCCGGGCGGCTCCATGTTCATAACAGTGGACCTCTCCAGCTACCTATCTAGAGCTTCGTTAACCTCGGAGGAGCTGTCGGTGAAACTCTTGGACGAGGAGTCAGTAGCCACGGTGCCGGGCCGCTACTTCGGCCCCAGCGGAGACACCATGCTAAGACTGAGCTTCGCCACGGAGACGCCGGAGAGGATAAGAGAGGGTATAAGGAGGCTGGCCAGCCTCCTTGAGAGGCTTGGATGA
- the panB gene encoding 3-methyl-2-oxobutanoate hydroxymethyltransferase: MAREKVTARRILKMKGERPIVAVTAYDYPTAWIAEDAGVDVILVGDSLGMVVLGYPSTLQVTLDDMVRHTAAVARAARSPLIVADMPFGSYESSVTSAVESAIALVRAGGEAVKLEGGSEYADRVKAIVDAGIPVMGHLGLTPQRALRIGGYRPRARGRGEARELLLDAESLVEAGVFSIVLEFVSEEAAEIVTRRLPVPTICIGSGRRCDGQILVFHDIVGLSRLTPPFAKKYVDARRIMLEALSRYAEDVRAGRFPSEEHVVHAKEPLDDLD, from the coding sequence ATGGCCCGGGAGAAGGTCACGGCTAGGAGGATACTGAAGATGAAGGGGGAGAGGCCGATAGTGGCGGTGACGGCCTACGACTACCCTACAGCGTGGATAGCAGAGGATGCGGGGGTTGATGTGATACTAGTGGGCGACAGCCTGGGCATGGTTGTACTCGGCTACCCCTCGACGCTCCAGGTAACCCTGGATGACATGGTGAGGCACACAGCAGCCGTTGCGAGGGCCGCTAGGAGTCCGTTGATAGTGGCTGACATGCCCTTCGGCAGCTACGAGTCAAGCGTGACCTCCGCGGTCGAGAGCGCCATAGCACTGGTCAGGGCGGGGGGCGAGGCGGTTAAGCTCGAGGGCGGCAGCGAGTACGCCGACAGGGTGAAGGCTATAGTTGACGCGGGCATCCCGGTCATGGGCCACCTCGGCCTAACGCCGCAGAGAGCCTTGAGGATAGGGGGCTACAGGCCGAGGGCCCGGGGGAGGGGTGAGGCGCGTGAACTCCTCCTAGACGCCGAGTCCCTCGTGGAGGCCGGGGTTTTCAGCATAGTACTGGAGTTCGTCTCGGAGGAGGCGGCCGAGATAGTGACAAGGAGGTTGCCGGTGCCGACTATATGCATAGGCAGCGGTCGAAGGTGCGACGGCCAGATACTAGTGTTCCACGATATAGTAGGGCTCTCACGCCTCACACCACCCTTCGCCAAAAAATATGTTGACGCCAGGAGAATAATGCTAGAAGCCCTCTCCAGATACGCCGAGGACGTGAGGGCCGGCAGGTTCCCCAGCGAGGAGCATGTGGTACACGCGAAGGAGCCCCTGGATGACCTAGACTAG
- a CDS encoding V-type ATP synthase subunit I yields MLLPRTLEEVVLAVPARDYDRVVAGLAVEGIFHVDTPPQGVKGEVDRSYRSLLTQASERSSRIRQYFELAGVEPYRVSGVEVEVGGWEESFRRYLEKYSEVEKFYSGLLEEYSEAESRLKELLDIEARISPVSHVDADIARLYSSRAFDFAVYYGSYWEGLEARVGEIVSRVGGLAVVEPSGGYVVVAVAVPKGALSKVSPEILGLNLSIYTPPEGVPGSPKKAMEYIREEKGRLGGRLARIQEMASERLGELAEFYTVVSAFENIFRFLVSTLRRGETRIVRGFVDVRDSRRLRGILDKMTRGSYVILSLGVRRGGETPTPSKVDLPQFLKPFSRVVELYGYPDPNEIVPTAFLAVTLPLTFALMFPDAGHGLLVLLFSIFYLRRVSRDWAYVLAVMGGASIVSGLLAGEVFGPLVSKMLGLPELWLRLGLETPPYAMPTYAIDHGEEELVPTLVYRALNVSLFMGAFMLSFGTLLGVVNGVIKRDWAGLVESRLPRFLLFASITSPFLVYMDAGEAGSVLRQALLELGGDSLAAKLVLAGSLLGLVWMLLAGPILYMLEGHSPLAGLANSFLEAYESLLMLVGNIPSFLRIMALALAHSSLVFVVYYLTVMIMQGGILADVVGALLYVGGNLAVAGMEGLLAFAHASRLHFYEWFSKFYSGTGVPYTPIRVEGVRIKIAGQTF; encoded by the coding sequence TTGCTGCTACCCAGGACGCTGGAGGAGGTGGTGCTGGCGGTACCCGCCAGGGATTATGACAGGGTTGTGGCCGGGCTGGCTGTCGAGGGCATCTTCCACGTCGACACCCCGCCGCAGGGTGTCAAGGGGGAGGTCGACAGGAGCTATAGGTCGCTCCTGACCCAGGCTTCCGAGAGGTCCTCAAGGATAAGGCAGTACTTCGAGCTCGCCGGGGTGGAGCCCTACAGGGTGTCGGGTGTGGAGGTAGAGGTTGGGGGCTGGGAGGAGAGCTTCAGGAGATACCTGGAGAAGTACTCTGAGGTGGAGAAGTTCTACTCAGGCCTCCTGGAGGAGTATTCCGAGGCTGAGTCGAGGCTTAAGGAGCTTCTCGACATAGAGGCTAGGATATCCCCTGTCTCACATGTAGACGCGGATATAGCAAGGCTCTACAGCTCCAGGGCCTTCGACTTCGCGGTCTACTACGGAAGCTACTGGGAGGGGCTGGAGGCCCGGGTCGGCGAGATAGTGTCTAGGGTTGGGGGTCTCGCGGTTGTGGAGCCCTCCGGCGGTTATGTGGTGGTGGCGGTCGCCGTGCCGAAGGGCGCCCTCTCCAAGGTGTCCCCCGAGATACTCGGCCTCAACCTCTCGATATACACTCCACCGGAGGGCGTGCCCGGCAGCCCTAAGAAGGCTATGGAGTATATTAGGGAGGAGAAGGGGAGGCTCGGCGGGCGGCTGGCTAGAATCCAGGAGATGGCATCGGAGAGGCTGGGTGAGCTGGCGGAGTTCTACACAGTGGTCTCGGCTTTCGAGAATATATTCAGGTTCCTGGTGTCGACGCTGAGGAGGGGAGAGACGAGGATAGTCAGGGGGTTCGTGGACGTCAGGGACTCGAGGAGGCTTAGGGGTATACTTGATAAGATGACCCGGGGTAGCTACGTTATACTCAGCCTCGGCGTCAGGCGGGGGGGCGAGACGCCCACGCCCAGCAAGGTCGACCTCCCCCAGTTCCTCAAGCCTTTCTCCAGGGTTGTTGAGCTGTACGGCTACCCCGACCCCAACGAGATAGTGCCCACGGCGTTCCTCGCTGTAACCCTGCCGCTAACATTCGCCCTCATGTTCCCTGACGCGGGCCACGGCCTCCTAGTCCTCCTATTCTCGATATTCTACCTGAGGAGGGTGAGTAGAGACTGGGCGTACGTTCTGGCTGTTATGGGCGGTGCGAGCATAGTCTCGGGGCTGCTGGCGGGGGAGGTGTTCGGCCCTCTAGTGTCTAAGATGCTGGGGCTGCCTGAGCTCTGGCTCCGGCTGGGGCTTGAGACGCCGCCCTACGCCATGCCAACCTACGCTATAGACCATGGCGAGGAGGAGCTCGTCCCTACTCTGGTCTACAGAGCGTTGAACGTCAGCCTCTTCATGGGTGCTTTCATGCTCAGCTTTGGAACGCTGCTTGGAGTCGTTAACGGGGTTATAAAGAGGGATTGGGCTGGCCTGGTGGAGTCCAGGCTACCAAGGTTCCTCCTGTTCGCCTCGATAACCAGCCCCTTCCTAGTCTACATGGACGCTGGGGAGGCTGGCTCGGTGCTTAGGCAGGCGCTCCTCGAGCTGGGTGGAGATAGCTTGGCGGCCAAGCTTGTTCTAGCGGGCTCCCTACTCGGCCTGGTGTGGATGCTGCTGGCCGGCCCCATATTGTACATGCTGGAGGGCCACAGCCCCCTAGCCGGGCTGGCAAACAGCTTCCTAGAGGCCTACGAATCCCTCCTGATGCTAGTCGGCAACATACCCAGCTTCCTCAGGATTATGGCCCTCGCACTGGCCCACTCCAGCCTGGTCTTCGTGGTCTATTATCTAACAGTTATGATAATGCAGGGGGGGATACTGGCTGACGTGGTGGGCGCCCTCCTGTACGTTGGAGGCAACCTCGCCGTAGCCGGTATGGAGGGCCTGCTGGCGTTCGCCCACGCATCGAGGCTGCACTTCTACGAGTGGTTCAGCAAGTTCTACAGCGGCACAGGGGTGCCTTACACGCCGATCAGGGTTGAGGGTGTAAGGATAAAAATAGCAGGCCAGACTTTTTAA
- a CDS encoding DUF2283 domain-containing protein — MEGLRNLVVEDLSRLWIEYDRNTDTLYINFGEGEPDESVLIGDNIIANIREGRLISIIVTDFSRLAGL; from the coding sequence TTGGAGGGTTTGAGGAACCTGGTGGTGGAGGATCTCTCGAGGCTCTGGATAGAGTATGATAGGAACACCGACACACTCTACATAAACTTCGGGGAGGGGGAGCCCGACGAGAGCGTGCTTATAGGGGATAACATAATTGCTAACATCAGGGAGGGGAGGCTGATAAGCATTATAGTCACAGACTTCTCGAGGCTAGCGGGCCTGTAG
- a CDS encoding 2-dehydropantoate 2-reductase, protein MNAYCIVGMGGVGSLLAYYIHRATGRPPVAVVRRRRQAINLLAGLRLYGLIDAHVPIEPYEGSPPRRCRLSFIAVKAYDAAAAVEAASGFSDMVAVASNGWGGYERAVELGLDAAAIVVESGVSSMEAGLARVAGIGRLIVGSRGEAGDAALEAFEILRRGGAPAVMTGDIEAWRWLKAAANTAINLITSILGSRNGIVVENPGAWRLASKATSEVGLVASMLGYRLPEDPVGYTRLVALQTYDNESSTLQDLKRCRRSEAPYIAGRVVEDARRLGVGAPTVEALYLLFQALYTLRCGSMERLNPTADN, encoded by the coding sequence GTGAATGCGTACTGCATAGTTGGGATGGGCGGTGTAGGGAGCCTGCTGGCATACTACATACACAGGGCTACAGGCAGGCCGCCTGTAGCGGTGGTTAGGAGGCGGCGTCAGGCTATTAACCTGCTGGCTGGCCTCAGGCTCTACGGCCTCATAGACGCCCACGTCCCTATAGAGCCGTATGAGGGGTCGCCGCCGCGCAGGTGCAGGCTCTCCTTCATAGCTGTGAAAGCGTATGACGCAGCCGCGGCTGTAGAGGCTGCCTCAGGGTTCTCCGATATGGTGGCTGTAGCCAGCAACGGGTGGGGGGGTTATGAGAGGGCCGTGGAACTGGGCCTCGACGCTGCTGCCATAGTTGTGGAGAGCGGGGTCTCCTCGATGGAGGCGGGGCTTGCTAGGGTCGCGGGTATAGGCAGGTTGATAGTGGGGTCGCGGGGCGAGGCTGGCGATGCCGCTCTAGAGGCTTTCGAGATACTTCGCAGGGGCGGGGCGCCTGCGGTGATGACGGGTGATATTGAGGCGTGGAGGTGGCTGAAGGCCGCTGCAAACACGGCCATAAACCTTATCACGTCGATACTGGGCTCGAGGAACGGTATAGTGGTCGAGAACCCTGGGGCGTGGAGGCTGGCGTCGAAGGCGACCTCGGAGGTTGGGCTGGTGGCATCTATGCTGGGCTACAGGCTCCCGGAGGACCCTGTCGGGTATACCAGGCTTGTGGCGCTGCAGACGTACGACAACGAGTCCTCCACGCTCCAGGACCTGAAGAGGTGTAGGAGGAGCGAGGCACCCTACATAGCGGGGCGTGTGGTAGAGGATGCGCGGAGGCTCGGCGTCGGGGCGCCTACGGTGGAGGCCCTCTACCTCCTCTTCCAGGCCCTCTACACGCTTAGATGCGGCTCCATGGAAAGACTAAACCCCACGGCGGACAACTAG
- a CDS encoding DUF211 domain-containing protein, with protein sequence MPAPLRKVVLDVLKPIRGPSIIDVSREVAALPGIEGVNITVKEIDVETVTLTMTIEGSDIDYGSVEKKLEELGCIVHSIDQAVAGKKIVEQEEVEQGE encoded by the coding sequence TTGCCCGCGCCTCTTAGGAAGGTCGTCCTCGACGTGCTGAAGCCCATAAGGGGCCCCTCAATAATAGATGTGAGTAGAGAGGTGGCCGCCCTCCCCGGGATAGAGGGCGTCAACATAACTGTTAAGGAGATAGACGTGGAGACTGTGACGCTGACCATGACGATCGAGGGCAGCGACATAGATTATGGTTCTGTGGAGAAGAAGCTGGAGGAGCTTGGGTGCATTGTACACAGTATAGACCAGGCTGTAGCCGGTAAGAAAATAGTCGAGCAGGAGGAGGTCGAGCAGGGGGAATAG